A genomic window from Streptomyces sp. HUAS YS2 includes:
- a CDS encoding IclR family transcriptional regulator has translation MTTEAGTVRPPAGAQAVRRALDVLHCFHDNGPDLSASEIARRLGLSTSTAHRLARTLLGAGFLEQDARTARYRLGPAITELGRLSYHQRGLHMAAPELSDLAERTGATADLALRSGPHVVIVAGGSVTPKVGLRRPLHSTALGKVLLAWPRAGEGGPRSLPPLYAFTERTIVEPPALTAELERVRERGYALNDGESAHGVRTVAVPVLERAGHARFALAVRGTPEQITDERLDWYLAQARATARALEVLLLPPAERRNPEDPTGR, from the coding sequence ATGACGACCGAGGCCGGCACCGTCCGACCCCCGGCGGGCGCCCAGGCGGTCCGTCGCGCACTGGACGTACTGCACTGTTTCCACGACAACGGGCCCGACCTGAGCGCCTCCGAGATCGCGCGCCGCCTCGGGCTCTCCACCTCCACCGCGCACCGGCTCGCCCGGACCCTGCTCGGCGCGGGCTTCCTCGAACAGGACGCCCGGACCGCCCGCTACCGGCTCGGTCCCGCCATCACGGAGTTGGGTCGCCTCTCCTACCACCAGCGGGGCCTGCACATGGCGGCGCCCGAGCTGTCCGATCTGGCCGAACGGACGGGCGCGACGGCCGACTTGGCGCTGCGCAGCGGCCCGCACGTCGTGATCGTGGCGGGCGGTTCGGTGACGCCGAAGGTGGGTCTGCGCCGACCGCTGCACTCGACGGCGCTGGGGAAGGTGCTGCTGGCGTGGCCCAGGGCGGGCGAGGGCGGGCCGCGCTCGCTGCCGCCGCTGTACGCGTTCACCGAGCGGACGATCGTCGAACCCCCGGCCCTCACCGCCGAGTTGGAGCGCGTACGGGAGCGGGGCTACGCGCTCAACGACGGCGAGTCGGCCCACGGGGTCCGGACCGTGGCGGTACCGGTCCTGGAGCGGGCGGGCCACGCGCGGTTCGCGCTCGCGGTCCGGGGGACCCCGGAGCAGATCACCGACGAGCGGCTCGACTGGTACCTGGCGCAGGCACGGGCGACCGCACGCGCCCTCGAGGTGCTGCTGCTGCCCCCGGCGGAACGACGCAACCCCGAGGATCCGACCGGCCGGTGA
- a CDS encoding ABC transporter ATP-binding protein, with the protein MTAVRVRGLRRVFGARAVLDDLELTVGRGEFLALLGASGSGKTTLLRILGALDAADGGDVLVPAARTIVFQEPRLIPSTRVLGNVIVGLPRGAATRETGLRALAEVGLERHADAWPATLSGGEAQRVALARALVREPELLLLDEPFAALDALTRLRMQDLVGELRRIHRPAVLLVTHDVDEAVRLADRVAVLRDGRLVTDEPVTVPRPRDPGDPAFVALRRRLLADLGVHTPAETPASLEGAPA; encoded by the coding sequence GTGACCGCCGTACGGGTACGCGGACTGCGCCGGGTCTTCGGTGCCCGCGCCGTCCTCGACGATCTCGAACTCACTGTCGGGCGCGGCGAGTTCCTCGCTCTTCTCGGAGCGAGCGGCAGCGGGAAGACCACCCTGCTGCGCATCCTCGGCGCGCTCGACGCCGCCGACGGGGGCGATGTCCTCGTCCCCGCCGCCCGCACGATCGTCTTCCAGGAGCCGCGGCTCATCCCGTCCACCCGGGTCCTCGGCAATGTGATCGTCGGCCTGCCGCGCGGCGCGGCGACCCGGGAGACCGGCCTGCGGGCGCTCGCCGAGGTGGGTCTCGAACGGCACGCCGACGCCTGGCCGGCGACCCTCTCCGGCGGCGAGGCCCAGCGGGTCGCCCTGGCCCGCGCGCTGGTACGGGAGCCCGAACTGCTGCTGCTCGACGAACCGTTCGCGGCGCTCGACGCGCTGACCCGGCTCCGCATGCAGGACCTGGTCGGCGAACTGCGCCGGATCCACCGGCCGGCCGTCCTGCTCGTCACCCACGACGTCGACGAGGCCGTACGTCTCGCCGACCGGGTCGCGGTGCTGCGCGACGGCCGGCTCGTCACCGACGAGCCCGTCACCGTCCCCCGTCCCCGCGACCCGGGCGACCCGGCGTTCGTCGCCCTGCGTCGCCGTCTCCTCGCCGACCTCGGCGTCCACACACCGGCGGAAACCCCCGCCTCTCTCGAAGGAGCGCCCGCATGA
- a CDS encoding tetratricopeptide repeat protein, giving the protein MTSSLDDVRRGLDAGDVRTTVRALRAATDQHPLPDLARLVERLARLVGFDDLATAAAACAARPTDPDALHVFGRACKLRGLAFLAVPALREALRLDPDAPDTLIGLVFSLRAEGLHAEAVDVLLEREIDARLRQLLVHEAILAGRVPLAREQFALIPPDDRSAHLRGMMARTDHVAPHSPLDEQDLRGWHFALTGGILASFSPYAWDAGMSGRWAYLGDSVELCRHGLHRLGVILAAAGLRPSSVSLLPDRDSEILGRAAALLFGLPAVPYEPSRADTLVVAYELGEVEPKLVKTLRTRAPGQVLFEHASRWTDPAPVWADVSALLAQQVMRPWGEHHRYPDGAEPVLVPADTRPAEEIAAEIVPASAAPPSGDGFTPADPDERLAEFAAAVAGRWREGERIRLDPAGPVPSNRFR; this is encoded by the coding sequence ATGACCTCCTCTCTCGACGATGTCCGGCGCGGTCTGGACGCCGGAGACGTACGGACCACCGTCCGCGCCCTGCGCGCCGCCACGGACCAGCACCCACTGCCCGACCTCGCCCGGCTCGTCGAGCGGCTGGCCCGGCTGGTCGGCTTCGACGACCTCGCCACGGCGGCCGCGGCCTGCGCGGCCCGCCCCACCGACCCGGACGCCCTGCACGTCTTCGGCCGTGCCTGCAAGCTCCGCGGCCTCGCCTTCCTCGCCGTCCCGGCCCTGCGCGAGGCCCTGCGGCTCGATCCCGACGCGCCGGACACACTCATCGGGCTGGTCTTCTCCCTGCGCGCGGAGGGCCTGCACGCCGAGGCCGTGGACGTGCTCCTGGAGCGGGAGATCGACGCGAGGCTGCGCCAACTGCTGGTGCACGAGGCGATCCTGGCCGGCCGTGTCCCGCTCGCCCGTGAGCAGTTCGCCCTGATACCGCCCGACGATCGGTCTGCGCACCTGCGCGGCATGATGGCGCGCACCGACCACGTCGCCCCGCACAGCCCCCTGGACGAACAGGACCTGCGGGGCTGGCACTTCGCGCTGACCGGCGGGATCCTCGCCTCGTTCTCGCCGTACGCCTGGGACGCGGGCATGTCGGGCCGCTGGGCGTACCTCGGCGACAGCGTCGAGCTGTGCCGGCACGGGCTGCACCGGCTCGGTGTGATCCTCGCGGCGGCCGGGCTGCGGCCCTCGTCGGTGTCGCTGCTGCCGGACCGGGACAGCGAGATCCTCGGCCGGGCCGCCGCCCTGCTGTTCGGTCTGCCGGCCGTCCCGTACGAGCCGTCCCGGGCGGACACCCTGGTCGTCGCGTACGAACTGGGCGAGGTGGAGCCGAAGTTGGTGAAGACGCTCCGTACCCGGGCCCCGGGGCAGGTGCTCTTCGAGCACGCGAGCCGCTGGACCGACCCGGCGCCCGTGTGGGCGGACGTGTCGGCGCTGCTGGCGCAGCAGGTGATGCGGCCGTGGGGCGAGCACCACCGCTACCCCGACGGCGCCGAGCCCGTACTGGTCCCCGCGGACACGCGCCCCGCCGAGGAGATCGCGGCGGAGATCGTACCGGCCTCCGCGGCACCGCCCTCCGGCGACGGGTTCACCCCGGCCGATCCGGACGAGCGGCTCGCGGAATTCGCCGCCGCGGTCGCCGGGCGGTGGCGCGAGGGCGAGCGGATCCGGCTCGATCCGGCGGGTCCGGTGCCGAGCAACCGTTTCCGCTGA
- a CDS encoding (2Fe-2S) ferredoxin domain-containing protein, whose product MNRPPIRAFGPRPCSLVVCRGCCCGDARKNPGTDHAGQLARLRAAAAASGGRLVVRTSDCLGPCAQANIVVVQPSTEGRRRGGRAAWIGFTVDDDALDDILAWTAAGGPGIAAPPATLELQMVDPPKN is encoded by the coding sequence GTGAACCGTCCCCCGATACGAGCCTTCGGGCCGCGCCCCTGCAGCCTGGTCGTGTGCCGCGGCTGCTGCTGCGGCGACGCCCGCAAGAACCCCGGCACCGACCACGCCGGCCAGCTCGCCCGGCTGCGCGCCGCGGCCGCCGCCTCCGGCGGGCGGCTCGTCGTCCGCACCAGCGACTGCCTCGGCCCCTGTGCCCAGGCCAACATCGTGGTCGTGCAGCCCTCCACCGAGGGCCGCCGCCGCGGCGGCCGGGCCGCCTGGATCGGGTTCACCGTGGACGACGACGCGCTCGACGACATCCTCGCCTGGACCGCCGCCGGCGGCCCCGGCATCGCCGCGCCCCCGGCCACCCTCGAACTCCAGATGGTCGACCCGCCCAAGAACTGA
- a CDS encoding putative leader peptide has protein sequence MTNGRPTTRSAPIASPVTPGLTRRRHIDLARVAGTACR, from the coding sequence GTGACGAACGGACGACCGACGACGCGGAGTGCGCCCATCGCCTCCCCCGTCACGCCCGGCCTCACCCGACGCCGCCACATCGACCTGGCCCGCGTCGCCGGCACCGCCTGTCGCTGA
- the fdhD gene encoding formate dehydrogenase accessory sulfurtransferase FdhD has product MGRVTERRRVIRIRGGVEAGARADTLVAEEPLEIRLNGRPLAITMRTPGDDFALAAGFLVSEGVLAAASDVRNIVYCAGAKDDGTNTYNVVDVQLAPGVEVPDITLERNVYTTSSCGLCGKASLDAVRTTARFPIADAPPVGLTPALLSGLPDRLRAAQKVFDRTGGLHAAALFSEDGELLDVREDVGRHNAVDKLIGRALREGLLPLSRAVLLVSGRASFELAQKAVMAGIPVLAAVSAPSSLAVELAAETGLTLVGFLRGPDMNVYAGEHRITLEAAASTSRG; this is encoded by the coding sequence ATGGGACGGGTCACCGAGCGTCGCCGCGTCATACGGATCCGGGGCGGGGTGGAGGCGGGCGCGCGCGCCGACACGCTGGTCGCGGAGGAGCCGCTGGAGATCCGGCTGAACGGCCGGCCACTGGCGATCACCATGCGCACCCCGGGCGACGACTTCGCGCTCGCCGCCGGGTTCCTGGTCAGCGAGGGGGTCCTCGCGGCGGCGTCCGACGTGCGGAACATCGTGTACTGCGCGGGTGCCAAGGACGACGGAACGAACACGTACAACGTGGTGGACGTGCAGCTCGCGCCGGGGGTCGAGGTCCCGGACATCACGCTGGAGCGGAACGTCTACACGACGTCGTCGTGCGGGCTGTGCGGCAAGGCGAGTCTGGACGCCGTCCGCACGACCGCGCGGTTCCCGATCGCGGACGCTCCCCCGGTCGGGCTGACGCCCGCGCTGCTCTCCGGGCTCCCCGACCGGCTGCGGGCCGCGCAGAAGGTGTTCGACCGGACCGGTGGCCTGCACGCGGCGGCGTTGTTCTCGGAGGACGGCGAACTGCTGGACGTACGGGAGGACGTCGGCCGGCACAACGCGGTGGACAAGCTGATCGGGCGGGCGCTGCGGGAGGGGCTGCTGCCGCTGTCGCGGGCGGTGCTGCTGGTGTCCGGCCGGGCGTCGTTCGAGCTGGCGCAGAAGGCGGTGATGGCGGGAATCCCGGTACTGGCGGCGGTGTCGGCGCCGTCGTCGCTGGCGGTGGAGCTGGCCGCGGAGACGGGGCTGACGCTGGTGGGGTTCCTGCGCGGGCCGGACATGAACGTGTACGCGGGTGAGCACCGCATCACCCTGGAGGCGGCGGCCTCCACCTCCAGGGGCTGA
- a CDS encoding ABC transporter substrate-binding protein — MKPARVPDTLWFTRCPVPTATGVAADRGWLVAEFAPDGIAVRSLQDVESGADRAAHFTHAHPGLFREGGNVPALWARSRGERTRLVGLTWIEERQVVLVAPGSPVRGAAALRGLRLAVPRHSVPIDFWRAMAVRGFEGVLASAGYGLGDAVLVDVPADGHHGQWAAELDALRRGEVDAVYVKGALAVEAARRAGAEVAVELDELPDPAHRVNNGTPRPLTVHQDLLDEHPELVARFLAVLLRAADWAADEPAEVARILGAETGAGTEGITGAYRPGTHRTLHPDLSDTRLDLLARQEEALRAHGFLPEAVDVRAWADPEPLGRARLLAAAAPAEPAARSAS, encoded by the coding sequence ATGAAGCCCGCCCGCGTTCCCGACACGCTCTGGTTCACCCGCTGCCCCGTCCCCACCGCCACCGGCGTCGCCGCCGACCGGGGTTGGCTGGTCGCGGAGTTCGCGCCGGACGGCATCGCCGTCCGCTCGCTCCAGGACGTCGAGTCCGGCGCCGACCGCGCCGCCCACTTCACCCACGCCCACCCCGGACTCTTCCGTGAGGGCGGCAATGTCCCTGCTCTGTGGGCCCGTTCACGCGGCGAGCGCACCCGGCTGGTCGGCCTCACCTGGATCGAGGAGCGCCAGGTGGTGCTCGTCGCCCCCGGTTCCCCGGTGCGCGGTGCCGCTGCCCTGCGCGGCCTCCGGCTGGCCGTGCCCCGCCACTCCGTGCCCATCGACTTCTGGCGGGCGATGGCCGTGCGCGGCTTCGAGGGCGTCCTCGCCTCGGCGGGGTACGGGCTCGGCGACGCCGTCCTCGTCGACGTACCGGCCGACGGGCACCACGGTCAGTGGGCCGCCGAGCTGGACGCCCTGCGCCGGGGCGAGGTCGACGCCGTCTACGTCAAGGGCGCCCTCGCCGTCGAGGCCGCCCGGCGCGCCGGCGCCGAGGTGGCCGTCGAGCTCGACGAGCTGCCCGACCCCGCGCACCGCGTCAACAACGGCACCCCTCGCCCCCTCACCGTCCACCAGGACCTCCTGGACGAGCACCCCGAACTCGTGGCCCGGTTCCTCGCCGTCCTGCTCCGCGCCGCGGACTGGGCGGCCGACGAGCCGGCCGAGGTCGCCCGGATCCTCGGCGCCGAGACCGGGGCGGGCACCGAGGGCATCACCGGGGCGTACCGGCCCGGCACGCATCGCACGCTCCACCCGGACCTGTCCGACACACGGCTCGACCTGCTCGCCCGGCAGGAGGAGGCGCTGCGCGCCCACGGTTTCCTGCCCGAGGCGGTGGACGTACGAGCCTGGGCCGACCCGGAGCCGCTGGGCCGCGCCCGCCTGCTCGCGGCCGCCGCGCCCGCGGAGCCGGCCGCACGGTCCGCCTCGTGA
- a CDS encoding ABC transporter substrate-binding protein codes for MRPLTPLAALAALTTLATVTACGGSPAADVSAGQDGGRKGAKGTVTVRIPDPGNSGVLARGKKDGSLDKALAAVGAKVAWTGSAGPFAPAAQAMNADQLDIATGSITSGITSLAQSPGFEFFTATDPDPVGEGILVREGSDIASVQDLVGRKVAVNKGGTGEYLLLKALSKAGIPADKVERVYLRPDQTAAVFNAGQVDAWAVWSTYAVAEIGAGKAHFVADGTAIGSDNYSLNAVRSEFAKEHPEVVKALYAYLHEQSAAEKKDPGAYLNVFTDAGPTAVNGKAKEVQIAFSAKGGTVDPIGPEDVKRFETVAQFYADQKVTPSKVDIAAHLIDIEKLS; via the coding sequence ATGCGCCCACTCACCCCGCTCGCCGCCCTGGCGGCCCTCACCACCCTCGCCACCGTCACCGCCTGCGGCGGCAGCCCCGCCGCGGACGTGTCCGCCGGGCAGGACGGCGGCCGGAAGGGAGCGAAGGGAACGGTCACCGTCCGCATCCCCGACCCCGGCAACTCCGGTGTCCTCGCCCGCGGCAAGAAGGACGGCAGTCTCGACAAGGCCCTCGCCGCGGTGGGCGCCAAGGTGGCGTGGACCGGCAGCGCCGGTCCGTTCGCGCCCGCCGCCCAGGCGATGAACGCCGACCAGCTCGACATCGCGACCGGCTCGATCACCTCCGGCATCACCTCCCTCGCCCAGAGCCCCGGCTTCGAGTTCTTCACCGCGACCGACCCCGACCCCGTCGGCGAGGGCATCCTCGTCCGCGAGGGCTCGGACATCGCGTCCGTCCAGGACCTCGTCGGCCGCAAGGTCGCCGTCAACAAGGGCGGCACCGGCGAGTACCTGCTCCTCAAGGCCCTCTCCAAGGCGGGCATCCCCGCGGACAAGGTCGAGCGCGTCTATCTGCGGCCCGACCAGACCGCCGCCGTCTTCAACGCCGGCCAGGTCGACGCCTGGGCCGTCTGGTCCACCTATGCCGTCGCCGAGATCGGCGCGGGCAAGGCGCACTTCGTCGCCGACGGCACCGCCATCGGTTCCGACAACTACAGCCTCAACGCCGTCCGTTCGGAATTCGCGAAGGAGCATCCCGAGGTCGTGAAGGCGCTCTACGCCTACCTCCACGAGCAGAGCGCCGCGGAGAAGAAGGACCCGGGCGCCTATCTCAACGTCTTCACCGACGCCGGCCCCACCGCCGTCAACGGCAAGGCCAAGGAGGTCCAGATCGCCTTCAGCGCCAAGGGGGGCACCGTCGACCCCATCGGGCCCGAGGACGTCAAGCGGTTCGAGACCGTCGCGCAGTTCTACGCCGACCAGAAGGTCACGCCGAGCAAGGTCGACATCGCCGCCCATCTCATCGACATCGAGAAGTTGTCATGA
- a CDS encoding isochorismatase family protein: MPALDPRSTALVLVDLMERIVALPLAPRPGTDVVAAANRLAGAFRDAGAPVVHIRVERPNVDVQPAGSELVASLVHDGDPVVVKRTIGGFHRTGLHELLEARSVSTLVFAGIATNLGVESTARAALDLGYDVVFAEDAMTAFTADEHRASVELDFPRLGTVAPVSAITLDGPE, encoded by the coding sequence ATGCCCGCACTCGATCCGCGCAGCACCGCGCTCGTTCTCGTCGACCTGATGGAACGCATCGTCGCGCTGCCCCTCGCCCCCCGTCCCGGGACCGACGTCGTCGCCGCCGCGAACCGGCTGGCCGGCGCCTTCCGGGACGCCGGCGCGCCCGTCGTCCACATCCGGGTGGAACGGCCGAACGTCGACGTCCAGCCGGCCGGCAGCGAACTCGTGGCCTCGCTCGTGCACGACGGCGACCCCGTCGTCGTCAAGCGCACCATCGGCGGGTTCCACCGCACCGGCCTCCACGAGCTGCTCGAAGCACGCTCCGTCTCCACGCTCGTGTTCGCCGGCATCGCCACCAACCTCGGCGTCGAGTCCACCGCCCGCGCCGCCCTCGACCTCGGCTACGACGTGGTGTTCGCCGAGGACGCCATGACCGCGTTCACCGCGGACGAGCACCGTGCCTCCGTCGAGCTCGACTTCCCGCGTCTCGGCACCGTCGCCCCGGTCTCCGCGATCACCCTGGACGGGCCGGAGTGA
- a CDS encoding beta-ketoacyl-ACP synthase III, with amino-acid sequence MTGTRIAGLGHYQPAKVLTNADLAALVDTSDEWITSRVGIRTRHMAGPDEPVDELAAHAGAKAIAAAGLTPADIDLVVVATSTAIDRSPNTAARVAARLGMGAPATLDLNVVCAGFTHALATADHAVRAGSATRALVIGADKMTEVTDWTDRTTCVLVGDGAGAVVVEATDGTEAVPAIGPVLWGSVPEMGHAVRIEGTPPRFAQEGQTVYRWATTQLPPIARKVCEKAGLTPEDLAAVVLHQANLRIIEPVAQKIGAVNAVVARDVTESGNTSAASVPMALSKLVERGEIPSGAPALLFAFGGNLSYAGQVVRVP; translated from the coding sequence ATGACGGGCACTCGCATCGCCGGGCTGGGCCACTACCAGCCCGCCAAGGTGCTCACCAACGCCGACCTCGCCGCCCTGGTCGACACCAGCGACGAGTGGATCACCAGCCGCGTCGGCATCCGGACCCGGCACATGGCCGGTCCCGACGAGCCGGTCGACGAGCTCGCCGCGCACGCGGGCGCCAAGGCGATCGCCGCGGCCGGGCTCACCCCGGCCGACATCGACCTGGTTGTCGTCGCCACATCCACGGCGATCGACCGCTCCCCGAACACCGCCGCGCGCGTCGCCGCCCGCCTCGGCATGGGCGCGCCCGCGACGCTCGACCTGAACGTGGTCTGCGCCGGCTTCACGCACGCCCTGGCCACCGCCGACCACGCGGTACGCGCCGGCTCCGCGACCCGCGCCCTGGTCATCGGCGCGGACAAGATGACCGAGGTCACCGACTGGACCGACCGCACCACCTGCGTCCTCGTCGGTGACGGCGCGGGCGCGGTCGTCGTCGAGGCGACGGACGGCACCGAGGCCGTACCGGCCATCGGCCCCGTGCTGTGGGGCTCCGTCCCGGAGATGGGTCACGCGGTCCGCATCGAGGGCACCCCGCCGCGCTTCGCCCAGGAGGGCCAGACCGTCTACCGCTGGGCCACCACCCAGCTCCCGCCGATCGCCCGCAAGGTCTGCGAGAAGGCCGGGCTGACCCCCGAGGACCTCGCCGCGGTGGTGTTGCACCAGGCCAACCTGCGGATCATCGAGCCCGTCGCCCAGAAGATCGGCGCGGTCAACGCTGTCGTGGCCCGGGACGTCACCGAGTCAGGCAACACCTCCGCCGCGTCGGTCCCGATGGCGCTGTCCAAGCTGGTCGAGCGCGGTGAGATCCCGTCCGGCGCGCCCGCGCTGCTCTTCGCCTTCGGCGGCAACCTGTCGTACGCGGGCCAGGTCGTCCGGGTCCCCTGA
- a CDS encoding ABC transporter permease: MTAPPLTEAAHTDGLVTPRPPVRRARSRTYSLTVRALGPVALLALWWASSATGLLTPDVLASPAQVIDAVGELWGNGQLPDALATSLTRSGIGLVIGLATGLTLGITTGFTRLGDELLDSSLQTLRTIPFLSLVPLFMVWFGINETAKILLIAVATTFPMYVSTTGGVRSTDRKLVEAMRSFGLGRLAIVRQVVLPGALPSLLAGLRLSMTLSVIALIAAEEINATEGIGYLMSQAQSYARTDILAVCILVYGLLGLTADVVVRGLERVLMPWRTAGPGGTK, from the coding sequence ATGACGGCCCCGCCACTCACAGAAGCGGCGCACACCGACGGGCTCGTCACGCCGCGCCCGCCGGTCCGCCGCGCCCGGTCCCGTACGTACTCCCTCACCGTCCGCGCCCTCGGCCCGGTCGCCCTCCTCGCGCTCTGGTGGGCGTCCTCCGCCACCGGCCTGCTCACCCCCGACGTGCTCGCCTCGCCCGCGCAGGTCATCGACGCGGTGGGCGAGTTGTGGGGCAACGGGCAGCTGCCCGACGCGCTCGCGACGTCCCTCACCCGCTCGGGTATCGGCCTCGTCATCGGCCTCGCCACCGGGCTCACGCTCGGCATTACGACCGGCTTCACGCGGCTCGGCGACGAACTCCTCGACTCCTCCCTCCAGACCCTCCGCACCATCCCCTTCCTCTCCCTCGTCCCGCTGTTCATGGTCTGGTTCGGGATCAACGAGACCGCGAAGATCCTGCTCATCGCGGTCGCCACCACCTTCCCCATGTACGTCTCCACCACCGGCGGCGTCCGCAGCACAGACCGCAAGCTGGTCGAGGCGATGCGCAGCTTCGGGCTCGGGCGGCTCGCGATCGTCCGGCAGGTCGTCCTGCCCGGGGCGCTGCCGTCGCTCCTCGCCGGACTGCGTCTCTCCATGACGCTGAGCGTCATCGCGCTCATCGCCGCCGAGGAGATCAACGCCACCGAGGGCATCGGCTATCTGATGTCCCAGGCCCAGAGCTACGCCCGTACCGACATCCTCGCCGTCTGCATCCTCGTCTACGGCCTGCTCGGGCTCACCGCCGACGTCGTCGTCCGCGGCCTGGAAAGGGTCCTGATGCCCTGGCGCACGGCCGGACCGGGAGGCACGAAGTGA
- a CDS encoding DUF2254 domain-containing protein, with translation MSYLSEHRPRMLSPLREHLRDTFWFAPVVAMAGVFLLWWVCSELDAAIVRSLQEEGEHEAVRDLIGITEDAKTIVTTISSAMMTFIGVVFSISLVAVQMASGQFSPRIVRIFIRSRITKATFSVFLSTFLLSLLVLTSYDATPEPQDISTVPLVQSLLTLIMVLLSLLLFVAYVNSTLRLMRVGHVVDRITVESFGVLAKTPRYQAGDTADLGEPAEYVVHRGRAGVVRDVNIARLVRDARRHGVVLRLLPRIGDFVVPGTPVLAVHGGRLRRRLVPSVYVGSERTFHQDLAFGLRQLADIGLRALSPAVNDPTTAVQALDRIVQLLSAVARRPLGAVGHRDGQGVVRLVQDLPGWTHLVDLGFTEIRGCAAGNPQVSRRMLAGLDDLLALVPEDRREPLLRHRALLAQEVERSVPEAAERAFALEADRQGIG, from the coding sequence GTGAGCTACCTGTCCGAGCATCGGCCCCGGATGCTGTCGCCCCTGCGGGAGCATCTGCGGGACACCTTCTGGTTCGCGCCCGTCGTGGCGATGGCGGGGGTGTTCCTGCTGTGGTGGGTGTGTTCCGAGCTCGACGCCGCGATCGTCCGGTCGCTGCAGGAGGAGGGGGAGCACGAGGCCGTCCGCGATCTGATCGGGATCACCGAGGACGCCAAGACGATCGTCACGACGATCAGCTCCGCCATGATGACCTTCATCGGCGTGGTCTTCTCCATCTCGCTCGTCGCGGTGCAGATGGCGAGCGGACAGTTCAGTCCCCGGATCGTGCGGATCTTCATCCGGAGCCGGATCACCAAGGCCACCTTCTCCGTCTTCCTCTCGACCTTCCTGCTCTCGTTGCTCGTCCTCACCTCGTACGACGCCACGCCCGAACCGCAGGACATCTCCACCGTGCCCCTGGTCCAGTCGCTGCTGACGCTGATCATGGTGCTGCTGAGCCTGCTGCTGTTCGTCGCGTACGTGAACTCGACGCTGCGGCTGATGCGCGTGGGGCACGTGGTGGACCGGATCACCGTCGAGTCGTTCGGGGTGCTGGCGAAGACGCCCCGGTACCAGGCCGGCGACACCGCGGACCTGGGCGAGCCCGCCGAGTACGTGGTGCACCGCGGGCGCGCCGGGGTCGTACGGGACGTGAACATCGCCCGGCTCGTCCGCGACGCGCGGCGGCACGGCGTCGTGCTGCGTCTGCTGCCCCGGATCGGGGACTTCGTCGTCCCGGGCACCCCCGTGCTCGCGGTCCACGGCGGGCGGCTGCGGCGCCGGCTCGTGCCCTCCGTCTACGTCGGCAGCGAGCGGACCTTCCACCAGGACCTCGCCTTCGGTCTGCGGCAGCTCGCCGACATCGGACTCCGGGCCCTCTCCCCCGCCGTCAACGATCCGACGACCGCCGTGCAGGCCTTGGACCGGATCGTCCAGCTCCTCTCCGCGGTCGCGAGGCGGCCGCTCGGCGCGGTCGGCCACCGCGACGGCCAGGGCGTCGTCCGGCTGGTGCAGGACCTACCGGGGTGGACCCACCTCGTCGACCTCGGGTTCACCGAGATCCGCGGGTGCGCGGCGGGCAATCCGCAGGTCTCGCGGCGGATGCTGGCCGGCCTGGACGACCTGCTGGCGCTCGTACCGGAGGACCGGCGCGAGCCGTTGCTGCGGCACCGGGCGCTGCTGGCGCAGGAGGTGGAGCGGTCGGTGCCGGAGGCCGCCGAGCGGGCCTTCGCCCTGGAGGCCGACCGGCAGGGCATCGGCTGA